In the genome of Microcoleus vaginatus PCC 9802, the window CCGGCAGGGAATGAATTCCCTGCCTCAAAGTGAAAGTCCTCTGAAGAGGACTGAGAAGAAAAATTTTAAACTCATTAGTCCTCTTCAGAGGACTTTAGCTATTAGACAGGGAATTCATTCCCTGGCGGACTGGCGGGCCCACTAGCGGACTTGGCGGACTGACAGCTTAAGTTGTCACCAATGCCCTGGGCCGTTTCCCTACGGGGAGCGATCCTAGGTGTACTTCATAAACCTGCAATCTGCTGTATCATCATTCACCAATCAAGGGTTCAGTTAAATCGAGAATCTTCTCAAACTGAAACTTATTCACCCAATTTCTGAGAGTTTGAAGCTCGAAAGCGTGAGATTCAGGAATCTCCTCTAGGAGTTGAAAAACTAATTCCGAATCCGCGTCAATAGCTGCTTCATATAATTTTACTCTCCATTTTTTTGACATCGCTGCTAATAAATCAGTGAAATTTAACGGTTCTCCAGTCACATTAGAAGGGGAAGACGGTAGCTCTTGCTCCTGATAAATATAACCGACTCCCAAATGTTTAGCCATGATGTCAAAGATGGCTTCTGTGTGGAACGGTTTTCGCACAAAATCATCACAACCAGCCGATAAAATAACTGCCTTTTCTTCTTCCCACACGCTAGCAGTAATAGCAATAACAGCAGTAGCTTGACCTTTAAGGGTGCCTTTAATGCGTTTCGTGGCTTCATACCCATCCATAACGGGCATTCTCATGTCCATCCAGATGAGATGGGGTGAGTAGGAATCCCAAATTTCAAGCGCTTCAATACCGTTACTCGCTTCTTCCACTTCAAAACCAACAGGTTTGAGGAGTTTAACTAACAGTTGCCGATTGTAATCTCGATCGTCCACTACTAGGATGCGATATTGGGGTTGGTTAGGCGCTAGGGCAACGACGCGACGACTGTGGGGTTGATTTTGAATGGCGCTGGCATCAGCGATGCCCACAGGAATGTCAAATTTAAATGTTGTGCCCGTTGTGTCTTCTAAAAATTCCTTGAGAGGCATTCCAGGGGTGAAAGCTTTACCGTGACTAATGACTGTTATTTCACCTCCCATCAAGCGGACAAATTGACGGCTAATGGTCAGTCCTAATCCGGTTCCTTGCTGCACTTTTTGACCGGATGCTGTTTGCACGAAGGGTTTGAATAGATTCTCCAGTTCCTCTGCCGCAATGCCAACTCCCGTATCTTTTACTTCAAAGGTAATGGTTGTTGATTGTGGGTTGTTGGTTGTTTTTGTTCCCGCTTCACTTTGGGCTTTTACCTGTTTATTTTTTACCTCTAAAGACACACTTCCCGAAGAGGTAAACTTAACAGCATTACTGATAAAATTAATCAGCACTTGCCGCAACTTAACTTCATCAGCGCAGATATATTTAGGAACATCGGCAGCACATTCAAAGCGTAAGTGTAAGCTTTGATCGTTGGCTTTCAACGCAAAGATATCCTCGATTTCAGCTAAAAAGTGATGAAGGTTCAAATTATTTTCAGATAGCGTCATGCCTCCAGCTTCAACTTTGGAAAGGTCAAGCACCTGATTAATTAGAGATAATAAATGCTCTCCACTGCGCTGAATGATGTTGAGGTTCTCTTTTTGTTCAGTTAACAGATTTGTATCCTGATTCATCAGTTGAGAAAAACCGAGAATGGCATTCAGGGGAGTTCGCAATTCGTGGCTCATGTTGGCAAGGAAAGTGCTTTTGGCGAGGTTGGCGGCAACGGCTGCTTCTTTAGCTCGTTCGAGTTCTGCTTCAACTTTTTTGCGCGCGCTGATATCTCGTCCTACGGCCTGTAATTCAACAATGCAACCGGAATCATCAAATATCCCTCGGTTAACCCACTGCGTCCAACGCACTTGGGAACTAACAATCACCCGATTTTCAATTGTGACAACGGGATTTTCTTTGCTAATGGAATTGACGAGTCTGGTTACATATTCGCGGTCTTCCTCAAACACGACAGGTTCGTAGTGATGCCCGATGAGTTGTTCCCTTGTCAGTCCAAAAAATCGACAGAAGCCTTCATTGACAAAGGTAACGGTACCATCTGGCAGATACCGGGCAATCAGTTCTGTCTGGTCTTCCAGAATACCAAGGTAGCGTGCCTCGCTCTGCTGCAGAGCCTCTTCTGTTTTTTGGCGCTCGCGAATTTCCTGTTCTAAGCGGACATTTTCGATGAGCGTAATCTGTGCCTGCTTGCGTTCGCTAATATCTTGAAAAGCTGCGATCGCATATTCTACATTACCCGTGTCATCAAAAATTGGCGTGCTGGTTACTTCTAAGGGAACGATTCGCTCACTGTAGTGCAGTTCCAAATCATCCGCCCATGTTTTTTCACCGCCAAGCGATCGCACCAAGGGTAGCTGTTCCACTGGATACATCTCCCCTGTGCCTGCCCGATAAATGTGATAGGTTTTTGAGAGTTGCTCGATTTCGGCTTTGGGTAAATCTTGAATATTCAGTAACTGCTGTGAAACTGGATTGGCGTAAACCAGTTGTCCTTTGGCGTCGTGAACGGATATGCCAAAAGGAATGGCATTAAGGAATTTATTCAGGCGATTTTGCGTCGATTGTACTTGGGTGTAGAGTCTGGCGTTGGTAAGGGCGATCGCCGCTTGTGTTGAGAGCAATTGAATCAGTTCCAGGCGATCGGGTGTAAAAACCCCATCTGCTAAATTATTTTCCAAGTAAACAATGCCAATTAATTGCCCTTGATTGAGTAGAGGGGCGCAAAGGATAGACTTGGGCTGCTGTGTTTTGATATAAGCATCTTGGGTAAATCGGCCTTCACGGGCAACATTGGTTTCAATCAGTCCTTGTTTAGTCCTCTCAACATAGTGAATAATCGACAAAGGAAGACAGGTTTCTATAGGAGTAGATTGCAATACCATCACTTGATTTGAGTTAGCCTCACCTGACGCTTCGACTCTTAGTTGTCCTTGAGACTCTAAAATTAGATAGCCAGTTTGTGCACCACAGCTTTCCAGCAGAATTCTCATCAAAGTCGTGAGGAGTTTATCCAACTCAATTTCACTGGCAATTGCCCCAGATGCTTTCATCAAGGCTGCCAAATCCAGGAGTTCGCCTGAAGTGCTGTTAGATGTATCAGACAGGTTGCGGCGCGATTGAGCCGAGAAATCGGCTGTGGTAAAACGCTTTAAAAGTTCTGGGTACTGCCGTTTCAAATCAGTCAATTTAGCTGTTGCACCCCAACGTAAATAGCAGTAGTAAGCATTTGTCATATAGGCTTGAGCCACTTGCTCTTTTTCCCAAGTGATGTAGAATTTGGCAGCCAGTTCATTAGCCAAAGCCTCTTCGTTGATGTAGTCATGTTCTTTGGCTAAGGCAATGGCGCGATCGTAATAGTCGATCGCCCTAGCCTTTTCACCCAAAACTCGATATCGCTCTGCCTCCACTAGATAGAATTTATGGAGGTGAGTCATCGGAGCAAACTGCGCCCATTTTTTGATCTTTTTCTGGTTGGCTTTCACCTTCTGGAGGATGAATTTTTTTTCGGATTTGGGTGCGTCAGAATAGATAGCCAGATAAAGTAAAGAATTGTAGAAATGGTAGAGAGGAATAGTACCTACAGCGCTATCGCTATATTTTTCGGCTGATTTAGCATTTTCTATAGCTTGCTGATAGTCTTGAAAAATATAGCAGAGAACTAACTTAAAAAAATAGAGGGAACGACAAAGATTTTGAGCATTCGCCTCTATATGCAGAGGCAACATTTTTGTTTCGTCATAGCTTTCACCGATTAAACGGCATTTATCTTCAGCCCGGCCCATCAAGTTCAATACAACCTGTCGAGTCAGTTGGTTGTAGTAATAGGATGTTTCTTGCTTCAGTTGGCTGAGGGTATTACTGTACATTGCCATCTCTGCCTCTACTGTTGCCAATTCCTTCCCCAATACATAGGAATGGTAGGAGTATACGCAAACTGCATAAGCTGCATATTCTAAGTCTCCAGTTTCTAGAGCGATCGAGTAAGCATTTTGCAAAGGGTTTAAAGTTTCCCTAAGATGCTCTTTCCAATGGTTGACAAAGTAATTAACAATAAATATGGTTCGGGCTTGGAGTTCTTTAGTATTAAACTTATCGAGTAACAAGATAGCAAGTTTCCCAAATTGATAACCCGTATCAATGTCTCCTACGGTTTCCCCAGACAGAATTAGTCCGTAAGTAGCATAGGCACAAGAAGACACAGAAGTATTCCCATATTTGATTGATAAGTAGACCTGTTTAAACGCAATTAACGGTAGCAATTCAGGTCGGGCAAAATGGGCAGCAGAAAGTACACTTGATAGGATACGCATTGCTGCCAGTTTATCAGGATTAGTCATCGCTGGTAAGTCGATTAAGTCCTCAACTCGCTTCCCTACTAAACTTAACTTTGTCTTCACCAGTTCAAGGAAAATATTTAAGTGAGTGGGTTTTTTGGGAAAGCGAATCCCCAACAGCTTTAATACTGAAAGTGCCGTATCTATAGCTTCTAGAGGTTTGTTTTGTGCTGTATAGGCTTGAATTTTGACTTCATAGACTTTCACTTTGTCCAGCAATGAAGTAGCTTGTTGAAGCACAAGCTCAGCCAATTTTTCCATTTCCTCAACGTTGCCACTCAAGATAGCAGCTTCTACTGTTTCCACATAAAGTGCCAAAGTTAGGTCGTACTGACGAAGCCAACTATCTGCACTCAGGCAATTTATACCAATGCTTAAGTAATTCCAGGCCGGTTTCCAAGCCGCTGATGCCTTCGCTTTTTTGCCAGCAATCAGATTTAATTGAGCAAGTTTATCTTTTTCTAACTGAACGTCAATTGCTTCAATACCGAAGTTGAGCTGATTGACAATATCAAAAATCTTTTGTTGGAGTACCTGTGGTGGTGTATTTTGTAACAACAGTTGCCCGACTTTCCAGTGAGCCGCTTGCTTGTCGTCTGGGGGAATTAGGGAATAGGCGGCTTGCTGGATGCGGTCATGAGCAAATTTATAAGTAATTTTGAAGTCCTTCGAGTCTCGGTCTGTTTGAATAAATTTGTACTCATCCCCGACCGGTAATATCAATCCCGCTTGAATGGCATCCCATAATTCATTGGCCGTTTCTTTTGGAGAAGTTTCATTGAGGGTTGAAAGCGTTGTCAAATCAAATTTGTTGCCCATACAAGCGGCTAACCGTAAAACTTTTTGTGTGGGTTCTGATAAAAGTTGAATTTTCGCGGACATGAATTCAACAACATTATCCGTAATGTTCCTAGTTATAATTTGTTCTAAATTCCAAGACCAAGCCCCAGCATTAGTATCAAATTTCAGGAATTGCTCTGTATAAAGTGACTTGAGAAACTCCTTGACAAAAAAGGGATTTCCCTGTGTTTTGTCCCAAACCAACTCGGCTAATCTTTGGGTATGGATGCACTCAGTCTTCAGCGTATCTGCAATGAATTCATTAACCTGGTTTAAATTTAGGGGTGAAAGGGAGAGATGGTTAACCACTACCCCCTGCTTGCTTATCTCAGATAAAGTCAGCATGGCAGGATGACTTGCACTCACTTCGTTATCTCGATAAGCTCCAATTAAAAACAGATATTGAGTATTAGCATGGGTCATTATCAACTGGAGTAATTGCAGGGTAGCGCTGTCTGTCCACTGAAGGTCGTCTAGAAATAGGACGAGGGGATGTTCTTTTTGGCAAAAAACCTGAATAAATTTTTGAAAAGCTAAATTAAACCGATTTCGTGCTTCTGTTGCAGGTAATTCGGGGACGGGATTCTGTTTGCCAATAATCAGTTCAACTTCGGGAATGACATCAATAATAATTTGTCCGTTGATTCCTAATGCCCGTCGAATCTTCTCTTGCCACTGTTGTAATTGCGCTTGAGTTTCGGTGAGTAATTGTCGTACCAATTCTTGGAAGGCAGCGACTAAAGCTTGATAGGGAATATCGCGTTGCAACTGGTCAAATTTACCTGCAATAAAGTAGCCGTTTTTTTGAGTGATGAGCTTATACAATTCCTGAACTAAAGCTGATTTCCCAATACCAGAGTATCCAGAAATTAGCATTAGTTCAGTTTGTCTTTGTAGCGACCATTTTTGTGAATCAGTTGTAGTTTCGTTTCTCGCAACTACTTGTTTCTCTTTTCCCGAAGCTACGCGCTCAAATGCAGCCACTAAGGACTCAATTTCTGATTTTCTCCCGTACAGTTTTTGAGGGAGTTGCAATTGAGGAGAAATATCTTGGTATCCCAAGGAAAAAGCTTTAATTTTTTTGCCATTTCTAGATTGAGCGAAACATTGTTTTAAATCAGCGTTGATTCCCCAAGCACTTTGATATCTATTTTCCGCCGTTTTTGCCATTAATTTTCTGACAATTTCTGAGACTATCAAGGGAATTTCTGGATTGATTTCATGAGGTAGAGTCGGTTGTTTGGCAATATGGCAATGGACTAACTCAAGTGCATCGACGGATTCAAAAGGCAACTGGTTGGTTAGCAGTTCATAGAAAGTAACGCCAAGAGAATAAAAGTCAGTGCGGTAGTCTATCGCTCGATTCATCCTGCCTGTTTGTTCGGGGGAAATATAAGCCAATGTCCCTTCTAGAAGATGAGGACTTTTGAGGGTGGTATTCTCTTGGGATAGGATGGTAGATAAGCCAAAGTCAATAATTTTTAATTGTCCGGTTTGAGGATTCAAGACAATATTAGAGGGATTGATATCTTTGTGAATGACCTTTTTTTGATGAACTTTGCCTAACGCCTCTGTGATTTGGATGGCTAGGTGGAGAAACTCTGGTAAAGCCAAGGGACGGCCATCCAGCAGGATTTTTAAGGACTCTCCTCCAAAATCCTCTAACAACATGACTTGTGTGTTCTGGTATTTTCGCAGTTCGTAGGCTTTAATCGTTTCCTCTAGGTTGAGACGGCGAGTGATTTCGTATTCCTGCTGATAGCGGTAAAGTTCGGCTGGTGTGGGGTAATCCTCTTTGAGGAGTTTCAAAATCAAAGGTTGCTGATTTGATTTGAGGATGCCTCGGTATACGAGGGAATTCGCACTTTCGTAGATTTGGTTGACTATTGTGATATCTGGCAGTGAAATCATGTTAGGAATTATTGCTGCCTAAAAAAGTTGAGTATACAAATAAATATAACATGGCGAGGAGCGGGTGAGAGCAGCAGTAAAATCGCGGCGAATATAAATCCTTGCGTGACCCCCCCTACAACTCCCGATCTTTTATTATTGCTTTTTTGCTCTGGACTTACTTACGCTATATTTAGCGTACAAGTGTACTGGCACTTGAAGCCTCTAGCTACTGTGCGATCGCCCAAACTGAAAAATCTCGGAACGGACAATAATTAATGATAAAATAGCTTAAGGATTCAGATCCCCAGTTGTGGTAATCTGACAACAATCCACTTTCATTCTCGATCGAGTGCGTGCAGCTATGCGAATCGGTAAAAATCTACAAAAGTTTCTGCTTTTCACAATAGCCTTCTTTTTCGCAGTATCGCTGTTGATTAAAATTACTAAATTTCACAATTATTTTGGAATCAACCGTGCCGATACCGAAGTAAAAGTTGTTGCCCTCACCTACGATGACGGGCCCTATCCTCCCTATACAAATCAGCTTTTAGATATCTTAGACCGCTATAAAGTTAAAGCAACTTTTTTTGAAATCGGCCGCAATATTGAGAAACATCCAGAAATCGTGAAAATGATTGTCGCGAGGGGAGATGAGTTGGCAAACCATTCCTACTCTCACAAAGATATGATGTTTAAACCCCGGGAAGTTTTGCTGTCTGAGATTGAAAAAACAGACAAACTTTTGCAGGAAGTTGGGGTTAAGCAAGACAGTATTAGTTTTCGGCCGCCTTGGGGTAGGCGATTTGTGGTTTTGTCTTATTTGCTATCCCAAATGCACAAACAACTGATTATGTGGGATGTGGATTCCCAAGATTATGAAAAAACACTCACGGCGGAAGATATCGCAACTCGGGTGATTAAAAATGTGCGATCGGGTTCGATTGTGGTGATGCACGACGGCGGGGGCGATCGCTCGAAAACCGTAGCAGCAACTGAGATGATTGTTAAGGATTTGCAGTCGAAAGGTTACGAGTTTAAAACTGTTTCTGAGTTGTTGAAATCGCAGTAGGGTGGGTCAGCCCCACTTATTTTCGTGACAAATCAAAAATCTCCTACTGACGCACCAGGGAATAAATGGTGGGTCAGAATTAGACTTTCGGTGCAGATTGAAAATTTCAAACGTGACGTACCCTACCACAATCAATAACCAAGATAGTTTGCCACGTAATTAGCAATTTTTATGCTGCCGCCCGATCGCCCCATTCTCTCTAAACCATTTTGAATGCAACTGGCTAAATATTTATCATCTTGCAAAGTGCGATCGACTGCCAAAGCAGCTTCCTTGATAATATCAGAATTCGCTGGTTGTGTGCCAATAACCTGCACCGAATCACCTAAAAGCCGATTTTGAGCCTCCGCGAATCTATAGGTAAAGGCAGGGCCGTTTCCCGGTACTGCAATTACAGGTTTTCCCAAGCCCACAGCTTGTTCGACAGCAGTTCCAGTCATCCCAATTACTAAACTAGACTGCTGCAAAATATCGGCGAAAGCATCGGCTGAGCACCTCACTTCGACTAATTTTTCTTCACAAAAAGACCGTTTGATTGCTGGAAAAATGAGCTTGCCCGATCGGTGTTGCCATCCAGAGCGCGCCGCAATATCATCTAATTGAGGCATTAAAGCCGGAACTAAAGCTGCCCGAAACTGCACCGGTAAAGTAGAGTTACTAGCAATTTCTTTAACCAGTTCCAGGAGCAAAACGAGGTTGTTAGTGGCTTCTGGGAGGCGAGAACCGGGGAGAAGGGCGATCGTCCGAACTCCGGGTATTAACTGCAAATCTTTGCCCGTAGAATTGAGGTTGTCCATGACAGGATTGCCGACAAACTGAGCTTTATTTAAACCCTGTCGGTTTAAGTCAGCCGCAGTCAAAGCATCTCTAGTAAAAACCGCCAGACATTTCTCGGAAGAAAGCAACTGCCACAAGATTAAACCCAAATCGACTCGCCCTTCGTAATAACTAGAATGAGCCGACAGAAAAATTATATAGGGGCGGTTGCTGGCATGGGCGATCGCCGCCGCGACAATATCCCCAGTCGCCACCACCAAATCGCACTGGCGCGAATGCCTCCAAACAGCCTGCAATTGCTGCCAAGTCAAAGCAATCAGCCCCGCCCCAATATCTTTGAGGAAAAACAGGGGGTTCATGTAAAAAACTCCCCCAGACGGCATTTGACTGGTGGGCCCAATAATTGGCACGGTCGATCGGCGGTAAGCAGCCCCGTCACCTACAATCGGCATTGCCGAAACATCAACATCCGCGCCAGATACTGTTAAAGCTTTGAGAATTTGACAGTTAATCGAGTCTTCCCCGTGGCCGTTGCTGAGGAAAAGTATCCCCTTCGATTTCATCAAAAAAATGCGTAGAAACCCCGTCCTTTTAGGACGGCTTTACAAAGGACTAATACAAAATCCACCCTATCACAGAAGATGTGCTAGAGTGTGAGGATGGAAAAAGCCTATCGCTACCGTTTCTATCCCACCGCCGAGCAAGAAAATCTCTTGCGACGGACAATGGGTTGTGCGCGGCTAGTATACAACAAGGCTTTAGCTGCCCGCACCGAAGCTTGGTACGAGCATCAAGAGAGGGTTGGTTACAGCCAAACTTCCTCCATGCTGACAAATTGGAAAAAAGAAGAGGAACTTG includes:
- a CDS encoding polysaccharide deacetylase, whose protein sequence is MRIGKNLQKFLLFTIAFFFAVSLLIKITKFHNYFGINRADTEVKVVALTYDDGPYPPYTNQLLDILDRYKVKATFFEIGRNIEKHPEIVKMIVARGDELANHSYSHKDMMFKPREVLLSEIEKTDKLLQEVGVKQDSISFRPPWGRRFVVLSYLLSQMHKQLIMWDVDSQDYEKTLTAEDIATRVIKNVRSGSIVVMHDGGGDRSKTVAATEMIVKDLQSKGYEFKTVSELLKSQ
- a CDS encoding PAS domain S-box protein, which encodes MISLPDITIVNQIYESANSLVYRGILKSNQQPLILKLLKEDYPTPAELYRYQQEYEITRRLNLEETIKAYELRKYQNTQVMLLEDFGGESLKILLDGRPLALPEFLHLAIQITEALGKVHQKKVIHKDINPSNIVLNPQTGQLKIIDFGLSTILSQENTTLKSPHLLEGTLAYISPEQTGRMNRAIDYRTDFYSLGVTFYELLTNQLPFESVDALELVHCHIAKQPTLPHEINPEIPLIVSEIVRKLMAKTAENRYQSAWGINADLKQCFAQSRNGKKIKAFSLGYQDISPQLQLPQKLYGRKSEIESLVAAFERVASGKEKQVVARNETTTDSQKWSLQRQTELMLISGYSGIGKSALVQELYKLITQKNGYFIAGKFDQLQRDIPYQALVAAFQELVRQLLTETQAQLQQWQEKIRRALGINGQIIIDVIPEVELIIGKQNPVPELPATEARNRFNLAFQKFIQVFCQKEHPLVLFLDDLQWTDSATLQLLQLIMTHANTQYLFLIGAYRDNEVSASHPAMLTLSEISKQGVVVNHLSLSPLNLNQVNEFIADTLKTECIHTQRLAELVWDKTQGNPFFVKEFLKSLYTEQFLKFDTNAGAWSWNLEQIITRNITDNVVEFMSAKIQLLSEPTQKVLRLAACMGNKFDLTTLSTLNETSPKETANELWDAIQAGLILPVGDEYKFIQTDRDSKDFKITYKFAHDRIQQAAYSLIPPDDKQAAHWKVGQLLLQNTPPQVLQQKIFDIVNQLNFGIEAIDVQLEKDKLAQLNLIAGKKAKASAAWKPAWNYLSIGINCLSADSWLRQYDLTLALYVETVEAAILSGNVEEMEKLAELVLQQATSLLDKVKVYEVKIQAYTAQNKPLEAIDTALSVLKLLGIRFPKKPTHLNIFLELVKTKLSLVGKRVEDLIDLPAMTNPDKLAAMRILSSVLSAAHFARPELLPLIAFKQVYLSIKYGNTSVSSCAYATYGLILSGETVGDIDTGYQFGKLAILLLDKFNTKELQARTIFIVNYFVNHWKEHLRETLNPLQNAYSIALETGDLEYAAYAVCVYSYHSYVLGKELATVEAEMAMYSNTLSQLKQETSYYYNQLTRQVVLNLMGRAEDKCRLIGESYDETKMLPLHIEANAQNLCRSLYFFKLVLCYIFQDYQQAIENAKSAEKYSDSAVGTIPLYHFYNSLLYLAIYSDAPKSEKKFILQKVKANQKKIKKWAQFAPMTHLHKFYLVEAERYRVLGEKARAIDYYDRAIALAKEHDYINEEALANELAAKFYITWEKEQVAQAYMTNAYYCYLRWGATAKLTDLKRQYPELLKRFTTADFSAQSRRNLSDTSNSTSGELLDLAALMKASGAIASEIELDKLLTTLMRILLESCGAQTGYLILESQGQLRVEASGEANSNQVMVLQSTPIETCLPLSIIHYVERTKQGLIETNVAREGRFTQDAYIKTQQPKSILCAPLLNQGQLIGIVYLENNLADGVFTPDRLELIQLLSTQAAIALTNARLYTQVQSTQNRLNKFLNAIPFGISVHDAKGQLVYANPVSQQLLNIQDLPKAEIEQLSKTYHIYRAGTGEMYPVEQLPLVRSLGGEKTWADDLELHYSERIVPLEVTSTPIFDDTGNVEYAIAAFQDISERKQAQITLIENVRLEQEIRERQKTEEALQQSEARYLGILEDQTELIARYLPDGTVTFVNEGFCRFFGLTREQLIGHHYEPVVFEEDREYVTRLVNSISKENPVVTIENRVIVSSQVRWTQWVNRGIFDDSGCIVELQAVGRDISARKKVEAELERAKEAAVAANLAKSTFLANMSHELRTPLNAILGFSQLMNQDTNLLTEQKENLNIIQRSGEHLLSLINQVLDLSKVEAGGMTLSENNLNLHHFLAEIEDIFALKANDQSLHLRFECAADVPKYICADEVKLRQVLINFISNAVKFTSSGSVSLEVKNKQVKAQSEAGTKTTNNPQSTTITFEVKDTGVGIAAEELENLFKPFVQTASGQKVQQGTGLGLTISRQFVRLMGGEITVISHGKAFTPGMPLKEFLEDTTGTTFKFDIPVGIADASAIQNQPHSRRVVALAPNQPQYRILVVDDRDYNRQLLVKLLKPVGFEVEEASNGIEALEIWDSYSPHLIWMDMRMPVMDGYEATKRIKGTLKGQATAVIAITASVWEEEKAVILSAGCDDFVRKPFHTEAIFDIMAKHLGVGYIYQEQELPSSPSNVTGEPLNFTDLLAAMSKKWRVKLYEAAIDADSELVFQLLEEIPESHAFELQTLRNWVNKFQFEKILDLTEPLIGE